A single genomic interval of Oleidesulfovibrio alaskensis DSM 16109 harbors:
- a CDS encoding pyridoxine 5'-phosphate synthase: MPVLVVNVDHVATLRQQRMGKEPEPVTAAHLAELAGARGIIVHLREDRRHIQDRDVEMIAATLNTRMHLEMAGTPEMREIALRINPHIVCLVPEKREELTTEGGLVVAGREKELAAYLAPIHARGIRSSLFIEADPAQIRAARNVGSEYVELHTGHFADAATQDEMRRERDKIVRGVELARTLGLKVNLGHGLNYTNIYEFKNVSGISEYSIGHSIVSRAVLTGMEKAVAQMAAIIATFSE, translated from the coding sequence ATGCCTGTGCTTGTTGTTAATGTTGATCATGTTGCCACCCTGCGCCAGCAGCGCATGGGAAAAGAACCGGAACCGGTCACCGCAGCCCATCTGGCTGAACTGGCCGGAGCCCGCGGAATAATAGTACATCTGCGTGAAGACAGACGGCACATTCAGGACAGGGATGTGGAGATGATAGCGGCCACCCTGAACACGCGCATGCATCTGGAAATGGCCGGCACCCCCGAAATGCGCGAAATTGCCCTGCGTATCAACCCCCATATTGTCTGTCTGGTTCCGGAAAAAAGAGAAGAACTGACAACCGAAGGCGGACTGGTTGTGGCCGGACGCGAAAAAGAGCTTGCAGCCTACCTTGCCCCCATACATGCCAGAGGCATACGCTCCAGCCTGTTCATAGAGGCAGACCCCGCGCAGATACGTGCCGCGCGTAATGTCGGTTCGGAGTATGTGGAACTGCACACCGGACACTTTGCCGACGCAGCCACTCAGGACGAGATGCGCCGGGAGCGTGATAAAATCGTACGCGGCGTTGAACTGGCCCGCACGCTCGGGCTCAAGGTTAATCTGGGTCATGGACTAAACTACACCAACATCTACGAATTCAAGAACGTTTCCGGAATCAGCGAATACTCCATCGGGCATTCCATTGTTTCCAGAGCTGTGCTGACAGGCATGGAAAAAGCCGTGGCACAGATGGCGGCCATCATAGCCACGTTCAGCGAATAG
- a CDS encoding UDP-glucose dehydrogenase family protein: MNVCIVGTGYVGLVSAACFAEMGNTVRCVDVNPEVVETLKAGKVHIYEPGLEELVRRNYAEGRLQFTTSLEDGLKDSLFVFITVGTPSRDDGSCDLGFVEQVARQVGAGMTDRKIVVDKSTVPVGTADKVRAIIAAELEKRGVDIPFDVVSNPEFLKEGDAVNDFMKPDRVVVGTDSAETAEYLKQLYAPFARSREKLIVMGVRSAEMTKYAANCMLATKISFINEIATLCERVGADVRDVRTGIGSDHRIGYHFIYPGVGYGGSCFPKDVKALIHTAREYGFRPQLLEAVEDVNYRQKKHMAERILEYFAPQGGVQGKTIALWGLAFKANTDDMREAAALTIIQELTAQGMKVQAYDPVAADNARALLADNPLVTIVDEQYEAVEGAQALLVVTEWNQFRNPDFGRVRKSLTAPILFDGRNLYSPEFMAKEGFAYFCVGRPSGK, encoded by the coding sequence ATGAACGTTTGTATTGTCGGTACTGGCTATGTAGGACTTGTCAGCGCCGCCTGCTTTGCTGAAATGGGTAATACCGTCCGTTGCGTGGACGTGAATCCCGAGGTGGTCGAAACGCTGAAAGCCGGCAAGGTGCATATTTACGAGCCGGGACTGGAAGAACTTGTACGCCGCAACTACGCAGAGGGGCGCCTGCAGTTTACCACCAGTCTTGAAGACGGGTTGAAGGACTCGCTTTTCGTGTTCATCACTGTGGGTACCCCCTCCCGCGATGACGGCTCCTGCGACCTTGGATTTGTGGAACAGGTGGCCCGTCAGGTGGGCGCCGGCATGACTGACAGAAAAATAGTGGTTGATAAATCCACAGTACCCGTGGGTACCGCTGACAAGGTTCGCGCCATTATCGCCGCGGAACTGGAAAAGCGCGGGGTGGACATTCCGTTCGACGTGGTTTCCAACCCCGAGTTCCTCAAGGAAGGCGATGCGGTCAACGATTTCATGAAGCCTGACCGGGTGGTGGTGGGAACCGACAGCGCCGAAACGGCAGAATACCTTAAGCAGCTGTATGCGCCGTTTGCCCGCAGTCGTGAAAAGCTTATTGTTATGGGCGTGCGCAGTGCTGAAATGACCAAATATGCGGCCAACTGCATGCTTGCCACCAAAATTTCGTTCATTAACGAGATCGCCACGCTGTGCGAGCGTGTGGGGGCAGATGTGCGCGACGTGCGTACGGGGATAGGTTCAGACCACCGTATCGGCTACCATTTTATTTATCCGGGAGTGGGCTACGGCGGTTCCTGCTTCCCCAAAGACGTCAAGGCACTCATCCATACCGCACGGGAGTACGGATTCAGACCCCAGTTGCTGGAAGCTGTGGAGGATGTGAACTACCGGCAGAAAAAACACATGGCTGAGCGGATTCTGGAATACTTTGCCCCGCAGGGCGGAGTGCAGGGCAAGACCATCGCCTTGTGGGGGCTGGCATTCAAGGCCAATACTGATGACATGCGCGAAGCGGCAGCCCTGACTATAATACAGGAACTTACCGCGCAGGGCATGAAGGTTCAGGCATACGACCCCGTGGCTGCCGACAATGCACGTGCACTGCTGGCCGATAATCCTCTGGTTACCATTGTGGATGAACAGTACGAAGCTGTGGAAGGCGCGCAGGCTCTGCTGGTGGTCACCGAGTGGAATCAGTTCCGTAATCCTGATTTCGGCCGCGTACGCAAGTCACTTACCGCGCCCATATTGTTTGACGGCAGAAACCTGTATTCGCCTGAATTTATGGCGAAGGAAGGCTTCGCCTACTTCTGCGTGGGGCGGCCCTCCGGCAAATGA
- a CDS encoding holo-[acyl-carrier-protein] synthase, whose product MILGTGLDLTELGRIRAALERQPERFPRRILHDSELAAMPRLSVAWLAARFAAKEAAAKALGTGFTGGVAFRDIEVYKELSGKPCLRFHGAAFEHAQKMGVKKIHLSLTHGRDTAAAVVILEG is encoded by the coding sequence ATGATTTTAGGAACAGGACTGGACCTGACCGAACTCGGACGCATACGCGCCGCCCTTGAAAGGCAGCCTGAAAGGTTTCCGCGCCGCATTCTGCATGATTCTGAACTTGCGGCCATGCCACGTCTGTCCGTCGCGTGGCTGGCCGCACGTTTTGCCGCCAAAGAAGCCGCGGCAAAGGCACTGGGAACAGGATTCACCGGCGGTGTGGCGTTCAGGGACATCGAAGTGTATAAGGAACTGTCGGGAAAGCCATGCCTGCGCTTTCACGGCGCCGCGTTTGAGCATGCACAAAAAATGGGTGTGAAAAAAATCCACCTTTCACTGACCCACGGCAGAGACACCGCTGCCGCCGTTGTCATACTCGAAGGCTGA